The Parambassis ranga chromosome 1, fParRan2.1, whole genome shotgun sequence genome includes a region encoding these proteins:
- the tmc5 gene encoding transmembrane channel-like protein 5, producing MTSYSNRGFFNPAYHDSETLEIDKRSSSKPHHANPYAGEDPYRNWGARTELTDQTPRYDAEQQRTAHRGGWQEESWRGGEGIPMGPVSTHQHDLHYSTFQIALDSQYDGSPSIPLPSSMSGNMTMRWRGLAMRRMFPNTDPAHVAFTEDAIRNQMENEEQDRVNELVAMSTRERIRAIRELPMSFEEKKHIRNQVQAFSRKPHHFTIFEGCSENVSLSMRRCGYSVRSTRQTLELWHGIMKEIGGKFGSSVLSYFVFLKWLLMFNIFSFLINFGFITIPLLVYNHTPNVPPNVNFRGLEILTGAGYFSYTVMYYGSYSNETLVGLVEYDMQLAYFFTIAVYMVLCGIALIFSMASSFKKNYTLADLASNSAWQLLCSWDFSVTNERAVKQRTNNLSVQLKESLSEKGQRELLTLSEKVMHFGVYLGSWLLSTGLAVGCGASIYYLCQYEQQRATDAASWSLLQEAETLLVPFVVSLVNLVIPLFYSLFNKFEHYSSQRRQIYALVLRNVILRMSILGVLCYYWMNVLPDNFSCWESMVGQSLYRLVIFDFFFLMLGSFFGEFLSNVIGTRLLPGLGVPEFDVARNVLELIYAQTLAWIGIYFSPLLPAIQILKFFILFYLKKVSLTQNCQPPRRSGRAAQMQTIFIFLLFFPFFVGALSMVAYTAWRLTPSEQCGPFRGLNNTFEVVGEWIDGLREIPGSEWAVWIYQHVIRSEIFYFLLTLFILVIIYIFWQVSQGRKELIVLLRQQIVNEGKDKNFLRDKLQNLQKSHPEKHPKQKKQKGLTKQRSDGHPSGGQSNSNAMVQALLARQQLEEEEEGRSIEGVPVPSDISTSSALIQAMMARQRAETHSEGLYQTPGEHVSSSSTAARQRVDGRERSTDEYGSSAIRTRVRAEAEDLDYLPASSIMMQAMDARQQAEEEERFQWVPAPPQNLAPSGSSALIQAMLARQQAQNEFDDGY from the exons ATGACAAGTTACAGCAACAGAGGATTTTTCAACCCTGCCTACCATGACAGTGAGACGCTGGAAATCGATAAAAG GTCTTCCAGCAAACCCCACCATGCTAATCCCTATGCGGGAGAAGATCCATACAGGAACTGGGGTGCAAGGACTGAGCTGACGGATCAGACGCCCAGATATGATGCTGAACAACAAcgcacggcgcacagaggaggctggcaggaggagagctggagaGGGGGCGAAGGCATCCCCATGGGCCCCGTCTCCACTCACCAGCATGACCTCC attACAGTACATTTCAAATCGCTCTGGACTCTCAGTATGATGGATCACCATCTATTCCACTTCCTTCTTCCATGTCAG GTAACATGACGATGAGATGGAGAGGACTGGCGATGAGGAGGATGTTTCCAAACACTGATCCTGCTCATGTGGCCTTCACAGAAGATGCCATCAGGAATCAGATGGAAAATG aggagcaggacCGGGTCAATGAACTTGTTGCTATGTCAACTAGAGAGCGAATCCGGGCCATTCGGGAACTTCCAATGAGCTTTGAAGAGAAGAAACATATTCG GAACCAAGTGCAGGCGTTTTCCAGGAAACCTCACCACTTCACAATTTTTGAGGGGTGCTCCGAAAATGTGTCACTG TCCATGCGAAGGTGCGGTTACAGTGTGAGGTCAACCAGGCAGACCCTGGAACTGTGGCATGGCATCATGAAGGAGATCGGCGGCAAGTTCGGCTCCAGCGTTCTCTCCTACTTCGTGTTCCTGAAGTGGCTTCTCATGTTTAACATCTTCTCCTTCCTGATCAACTTTGGCTTCATCACCATCCCTCTGCTCGTGTACAACCACACGCCAAACGTACCTCCAAATGTGAACTTCAGAGGACTGGAGATACTCACCGGGGCT GGTTATTTCAGTTATACTGTCATGTACTATGGAAGCTACAGCAATGAAACCCTGGTTGGTCTGGTGGAGTATGACATGCAGCTGGCCTATTTCTTCACCATCGCAGTTTATATGGTGCTGTGTGGAATTGCACTCATCTTCAG CATGGCGAGCTCTTTCAAGAAAAACTACACACTGGCAGATCTGGCTTCAAACAGTGCATGGCAGCTTCTGTGCAGTTGGGATTTTAGTGTGACCAATGAGAGAGCAGTAAAACAACGCACAAACAACCTCAGTGTTCAACTCAAG GAGTCTTTATCAGAGAAGGGCCAGAGGGAGCTGCTAACGCTCTCTGAAAAAGTGATGCACTTTGGAGTTTATTTGGGTTCCTGGCTCCTCTCCACCGGCTTGGCTGTCGGCTGCGGAGCCAGCATCTACTACCTCTGCCAATATGAACAGCAG CGGGCGACAGACGCTGCCTCCTGGTCTCTGCTGCAGGAGGCAGAGACCCTCCTGGTTCCTTTTGTGGTGTCTCTGGTGAACCTGGTCATCCCGCTCTTTTACTCCCTCTTCAACAAGTTTGAACACTACTCCAGTCAGCGCAGGCAGATCTACGCTTTGGTGCTCAG GAATGTCATACTCAGGATGTCCATTCTGGGGGTTTTATGTTATTACTGGATGAATGTGTTGCCTGACAATTTTTCg TGCTGGGAGTCTATGGTTGGACAGTCTTTGTACCGCCTGGTCATTTTCGATTTCTTTTTTCTGATGTTGGGGTCGTTTTTTGGAGAGTTTCTTAGCAA TGTAATTGGGACCAGATTACTGCCAGGTCTCGGGGTTCCGGAGTTTGATGTAGCCAGAAATGTCCTGGAGCTCATCTACGCACAGACTCTGGCCTG GATCGGAATCTACTTCTCTCCTCTGTTACCTGCCATTCAGATTCTCAAATTCTTCATCCTATTTTACTTAAAGAAG GTCAGCCTGACACAGAACTGCCAGCCTCCGCGGCGATCAGGCAGGGCAGCTCAGATGCAAaccatcttcatcttcctcctcttcttccctttctTTGTGGGAGCCCTGTCAATGGTGGCGTACACAGCCTGGAG GCTGACTCCTTCAGAGCAGTGTGGTCCTTTTCGGGGCCTCAACAACACCTTTGAGGTGGTTGGAGAGTGGATAGACGGTCTGAGGGAAATCCCTGGATCCGAGTGGGCCGTCTGGATCTACCAGCACGTCATCAGGAGCGAAATCTTCTACTTCCTTCTCACTCTCTTCATCCT TGTCATCATTTACATCTTCTGGCAAGTCAGTCAGGGTCGCAAGGAGCTGATTGTCCTACTGAGACAACAGATTGTTAAC GAGGGTAAAGACAAAAACTTCTTGCGAGACAAACTACAGAACCTTCAGAAATCTCACCCTGAAAAACATCCTaaacagaagaaacaaaagGGG CTCACAAAACAACGCTCAGACGGCCACCCCTCTGGCGGACAGTCCAACTCCAACGCCATGGTGCAGGCTTTACTCGCTCGGCAGCAGctcgaggaggaggaggaaggacgcAGCATCGAGGGCGTGCCTGTTCCCTCTGACATTTCCACCTCCAGCGCCCTGATACAGGCCATGATGGCCCGTCAGAGAGCTGAGACACACAGTGAAGGTTTGTACCAGACGCCCGGTGAACATGTCTCATCCTCCAGCACGGCAGCCAGACAGAGGGTGGATGGCAGGGAGAGGAGCACGGATGAATATGGATCCAGTGCCATCAGGACTAGAGTCAGAGCGGAGGCGGAAGATTTAGATTACCTACCAGCATCAAGTATTATGATGCAGGCCATGGACGCCAGACAGcaagcagaagaagaggagaggtttCAGTGGGTCCCTGCTCCACCTCAGAACCTGGCTCCTTCAGGGTCCAGTGCTCTGATTCAGGCCATGTTGGCCCGACAGCAGGCACAGAATGAGTTTGATGATGGTTACTGA
- the LOC114437866 gene encoding germ cell-specific gene 1-like protein, with the protein MKTTRRCRTLLSVSLNFLALLFSITAFITTYWCVGTQRVPKPKCSKLRTHQCIDYGVNETDPNKVVYSWETGDDRFLFRQFHTGIWFSCEENIHDESERCRSFIDLAPASEKGMLWLSLVSEMLYIVLLVVGFSLMCLELVHSSNVIDGLKLNAFAAVFTVLSGLLGMVAHVMYTQVFQVTVSLGPPDWRPYNWDYGWSFCMAWASFTCCMGASVTTLNSYTKTVIEFRHKRKTFEQSIREEHAREAFGYFRDRSVHSISKSVEVYSSQAANCGRKTPIPADSLDLSDRGSLGEEQC; encoded by the exons ATGAAGACGACGCGCAGATGCAGGACCCTTCTGTCGGTGAGCCTCAACTTCCTCGCCCTGCTGTTCTCCATCACCGCGTTCATCACCACGTACTGGTGCGTGGGGACCCAAAGAGTGCCCAAACCAAAGTGCAGCAAGCTGCGGACGCACCAGTGCATCGACTACGGAGTGAACGAGACGGACCCCAACAAAGTGGTGTACAGCTGGGAGACCGGGGACGACCGGTTCCTGTTTCGACAGTTCCACACCGGCATCTGGTTCTCATGCGAGGAGAACATCCACGATGAAA GTGAAAGATGCCGAAGTTTCATTGACTTAGCCCCTGCATCAGAGAAAG GGATGCTGTGGCTGTCGCTGGTTTCTGAGATGTTGTACATTGTTCTGCTGGTGGTGGGATTCAGCCTCATGTGTTTGGAGCTGGTCCACTCCAGCAACGTCATCGACGGACTCAAGCTCAACGCCTTCGCTGCCGTCTTCACCGTCCTCTCAG GTCTTCTTGGCATGGTGGCTCATGTGATGTACACACAGGTCTTCCAGGTCACCGTCAGCCTCGGCCCACCTGACTGGAGGCCATACAACTGGGACTACGGCTGGTCTTTCTG CATGGCCTGGGCCTCCTTCACCTGCTGTATGGGTGCCTCCGTCACCACCCTCAACTCTTACACCAAGACCGTCATCGAGTTCAGGCACAAGCGCAAGACCTTTGAGCAAAGCATCCGGGAGGAGCACGCGAGGGAGGCTTTTGGATATTTTCGGGATCGCTCCGTGCACTCCATCTCAAAATCTGTGGAGGTTTACTCCAGCCAGGCGGCAAACTGCGGGAGGAAAACTCCCATACCCGCCGACTCCCTGGACTTAAGTGACAGAGGGTCTTTGGGGGAAGAACAGTGCTGA